From Eleftheria terrae, the proteins below share one genomic window:
- a CDS encoding urease accessory protein UreF, whose protein sequence is MSHPPTAATAGPASPATLLQLMWLASPALPVGGFSYSEGLETAVDSGRVASEAQAGDWLLDQLHLALAPCDLPVVAAALPAWQADDGERLAALNRWVAMTRESSELRQQTEQMGRSLGEWLRHRGTEPARLARLLGLAPAPSWPVAFALAASQAGATPRDALLAFAFGWAENMVQAAIKAVPLGQSAGQRILGRLADALPQVVDAALALPEAGRQAHVPMLAILSSQHETQYSRLFRS, encoded by the coding sequence ATGAGCCACCCGCCGACGGCCGCGACGGCCGGCCCCGCGTCCCCGGCCACGCTGCTGCAGCTGATGTGGCTGGCCTCGCCGGCCCTGCCGGTGGGCGGCTTCAGCTACTCGGAAGGGTTGGAAACGGCTGTGGACAGTGGCCGCGTCGCCAGCGAGGCGCAGGCCGGCGACTGGTTGCTCGACCAGCTGCACCTGGCCCTCGCACCTTGCGACCTGCCCGTGGTGGCCGCCGCCCTGCCCGCCTGGCAGGCCGATGACGGCGAACGCCTGGCGGCGCTGAACCGCTGGGTGGCGATGACGCGCGAATCGTCGGAGTTGCGCCAGCAGACCGAGCAGATGGGCCGCTCGCTCGGCGAGTGGCTGCGCCACCGGGGCACCGAGCCGGCGCGGCTGGCCAGGCTGCTCGGGCTCGCGCCGGCACCCAGCTGGCCGGTGGCCTTCGCGCTGGCAGCCAGCCAAGCCGGCGCCACCCCCCGCGACGCCTTGCTGGCCTTCGCCTTTGGCTGGGCCGAGAACATGGTGCAGGCCGCCATCAAGGCAGTGCCGCTCGGGCAGTCGGCCGGCCAGCGCATCCTCGGCCGGCTGGCCGACGCGCTGCCGCAGGTGGTCGATGCCGCGCTCGCGCTGCCCGAGGCCGGGCGCCAGGCCCATGTGCCGATGCTCGCCATCCTGTCCTCGCAACACGAAACCCAGTACTCGCGACTGTTCCGCTCATGA
- the ureG gene encoding urease accessory protein UreG, with product MTALHAIPGRSKPLPPLRVGVGGPVGSGKTTLLEMLCKALRERYDLVVVTNDIYTKEDQRLLTVAGALEPERIMGVETGGCPHTAIREDASINLEAVDRMLARFPDADIVFIESGGDNLAATFSPELSDLTIYVIDVAAGEKIPRKGGPGITKSDLFVINKTDLAPHVGADLSVMEADTRRMRPNRPFVMTNLKQLSGLAEVIEFIETKGLLRAG from the coding sequence ATGACCGCACTGCATGCCATTCCGGGACGAAGCAAACCCCTGCCGCCGCTGCGCGTCGGCGTCGGCGGGCCGGTGGGCTCGGGCAAGACCACCCTGCTCGAGATGCTGTGCAAGGCCCTGCGCGAACGCTACGACCTGGTGGTGGTCACCAACGACATCTACACCAAGGAAGACCAGCGCCTGCTGACGGTGGCTGGCGCACTCGAGCCCGAGCGCATCATGGGCGTGGAGACCGGCGGCTGCCCGCACACCGCCATCCGCGAGGACGCCTCCATCAACCTGGAGGCGGTGGACCGCATGCTGGCCCGCTTCCCCGACGCCGACATCGTCTTCATCGAAAGCGGCGGCGACAACCTGGCCGCCACCTTCAGCCCCGAGCTGTCGGACCTGACCATTTACGTCATCGACGTCGCCGCCGGCGAGAAGATCCCGCGCAAGGGCGGCCCCGGCATCACCAAGAGCGACCTCTTCGTGATCAACAAGACCGACCTGGCGCCCCACGTCGGCGCCGACCTGTCGGTGATGGAAGCCGACACCCGCCGCATGCGGCCCAACCGGCCCTTCGTGATGACCAACCTGAAGCAGCTCAGCGGGCTGGCAGAGGTGATCGAGTTCATCGAGACGAAGGGCTTGCTGCGAGCCGGTTGA
- the sppA gene encoding signal peptide peptidase SppA, translating into MSSIDPGHEPGLRDHTPATPPAAPASSGDSALIAQLARAYLDDRRRERRWRIAFRLAWLLLGLAMVLLAYSQRVATNTQTGPHTALIDVRGEIAVDSEASAENLLSALRSAFEDAGSQAVVLRINSPGGSPVQAGIINEEIRRLKALHKKKVYAVVEEVCASGAYYIAVAADEIYVDKASIVGSIGVLMDGFGFTGLMDKLGVERRLLTAGEHKGFLDPFSPQSDAEKAFAKAMLDQIHQQFIGVVKEGRGKKLKETPEMFSGLFWNGQQAVELGLVDKLGSLDYVAREVVQAEEVIDYTPRENVAERLVKRFGAAIGHGAVQTLRSQAGALR; encoded by the coding sequence ATGAGCTCCATCGATCCTGGCCATGAGCCCGGCTTGCGTGACCACACTCCGGCGACCCCGCCCGCGGCGCCGGCTTCTTCGGGCGACAGCGCACTGATCGCGCAGCTGGCGCGCGCCTACCTGGACGACCGCCGCCGCGAGCGCCGCTGGCGCATTGCCTTCCGGCTCGCCTGGCTGCTGCTGGGCCTGGCGATGGTCTTGCTGGCCTACTCGCAGCGGGTGGCCACCAACACCCAGACCGGTCCGCACACGGCGCTGATCGATGTGCGCGGCGAGATCGCCGTGGACAGCGAGGCGAGTGCCGAGAACCTGCTGTCGGCGCTGCGCAGCGCCTTCGAGGACGCCGGGTCGCAGGCGGTGGTGCTGCGCATCAACTCGCCGGGCGGCAGCCCGGTGCAGGCCGGCATCATCAACGAGGAGATCCGCCGCCTGAAGGCCTTGCACAAGAAGAAGGTGTATGCGGTGGTCGAAGAGGTCTGTGCCTCGGGCGCCTACTACATCGCGGTGGCGGCCGACGAGATCTATGTCGACAAGGCCTCCATCGTCGGCTCCATCGGCGTGCTGATGGACGGCTTCGGCTTCACCGGCCTGATGGACAAGCTCGGCGTGGAGCGCCGCCTGCTCACCGCCGGCGAGCACAAGGGCTTCCTCGATCCCTTCTCGCCGCAGTCGGACGCGGAGAAGGCCTTTGCCAAGGCCATGCTCGACCAGATTCATCAGCAGTTCATCGGCGTGGTGAAGGAAGGCCGCGGCAAGAAGCTGAAGGAGACGCCGGAGATGTTCTCGGGCCTGTTCTGGAACGGCCAGCAGGCGGTCGAGCTGGGCCTGGTGGACAAGCTCGGCTCGCTGGACTACGTGGCCCGCGAGGTGGTGCAGGCCGAAGAAGTCATCGACTACACCCCGCGCGAGAACGTGGCGGAGCGGCTGGTCAAGCGCTTCGGCGCGGCGATCGGCCACGGCGCGGTGCAGACGCTGCGCAGCCAGGCGGGCGCGCTGCGCTGA
- a CDS encoding Rieske (2Fe-2S) protein — protein MNHPPLAGHPADTGLELCEGSALQERGLAVSFDIQLWDHPARAFALRFDGRPVAYVNRCAHVPAEMDWQPDHFLDDSGEWIMCAIHGAIYDPRDGRCAGGPCPGGKLIEVKVDERDGKVYWYPSADVQPAFPD, from the coding sequence ATGAACCATCCTCCCCTGGCGGGGCACCCCGCCGACACCGGCCTGGAGCTGTGCGAAGGCAGCGCACTGCAGGAGCGCGGCCTGGCCGTGTCCTTCGACATCCAGCTGTGGGACCACCCGGCCCGTGCCTTCGCGCTGCGCTTCGACGGCCGGCCGGTGGCTTATGTGAACCGTTGCGCCCATGTGCCGGCCGAGATGGACTGGCAGCCGGACCATTTCCTGGACGATAGCGGCGAGTGGATCATGTGCGCCATCCACGGCGCCATCTACGACCCGCGTGACGGCCGCTGCGCCGGCGGGCCGTGCCCCGGCGGGAAGCTGATCGAGGTGAAGGTTGATGAGCGGGACGGCAAGGTCTATTGGTATCCTTCTGCCGACGTCCAGCCTGCCTTCCCCGACTGA
- a CDS encoding HAD family hydrolase, whose protein sequence is MMDHRPRQFDLIVFDWDGTLFDSTALIVKSLQAACLDLQVPLPADRDAAYVIGMGLYEALAHLIPGLPPRQYEALIQRYRHHYFARQHELTLFEGVLPMLDAIKARHHWVAIATGKSRRGLNEALDTVQLRGVFDSTRTADDTLPKPHPRMLQELMGEFGVDPERTLMIGDTTHDLQMALNADAASLAVSYGAHEPAFFKDYQPRFVAHSVAELHQWLQEHA, encoded by the coding sequence ATGATGGACCACCGACCGCGCCAGTTCGACCTGATCGTCTTCGATTGGGACGGCACCTTGTTCGATTCCACCGCCCTGATCGTCAAGAGCCTGCAGGCCGCCTGCCTCGACCTGCAGGTGCCGCTGCCCGCCGACCGGGACGCCGCCTATGTCATTGGCATGGGCCTGTACGAGGCGCTGGCCCACCTGATCCCGGGCCTGCCGCCGCGGCAGTACGAGGCGCTGATCCAGCGCTACCGTCACCATTACTTCGCCCGCCAGCACGAACTGACGCTGTTCGAGGGCGTGCTGCCGATGCTGGATGCCATCAAGGCCCGCCACCACTGGGTGGCGATCGCCACCGGCAAGTCGCGGCGCGGCCTCAACGAGGCGCTCGACACGGTGCAGCTGCGCGGCGTGTTCGACAGCACCCGCACCGCCGACGACACCCTGCCCAAGCCGCATCCGCGCATGCTGCAGGAGCTGATGGGCGAGTTCGGCGTGGACCCGGAGCGCACGCTGATGATCGGCGACACCACGCACGACCTGCAGATGGCGCTCAATGCCGACGCGGCGAGCTTGGCGGTGAGCTACGGCGCCCATGAGCCGGCGTTTTTCAAGGACTACCAGCCGCGCTTCGTCGCGCACTCGGTGGCAGAGCTGCACCAGTGGCTGCAGGAGCACGCATGA
- a CDS encoding RluA family pseudouridine synthase: protein MQRLVIDEGSAGQRLDNFLLKTLKGVPKTHVYRIVRSGEVRVNKGRASADTRLALGDEVRVPPVRVAEKPPAAPVPAREFPVLFEDDHLIAVNKPAGVAVHGGSGVSHGVIEQLRRARPEARFLELVHRLDKETSGILLVAKKRRALTALQDQFRQRETGKTYAALVIGRWPASRRVIDVPLHKYLTGDGERRVRAVADGEEEAGRRSITLVKVARELNGYSLLDVTIKTGRTHQIRVHLLHEGHPIAGDEKYGDFALNKALARGEAVPGCRFDRMFLHARLLRFEHPASGETVQLEAPLPPECQDLLAALDAAGHETP, encoded by the coding sequence GTGCAGCGCTTGGTGATCGACGAAGGCTCGGCGGGCCAGCGGCTGGACAATTTCCTGCTCAAGACCCTCAAGGGTGTGCCCAAGACCCATGTCTACCGCATCGTGCGCAGCGGCGAGGTGAGGGTCAACAAGGGGCGCGCGTCGGCCGACACCCGCCTGGCGTTGGGCGACGAGGTGCGTGTACCGCCGGTGCGCGTGGCCGAGAAGCCGCCCGCGGCGCCCGTGCCGGCGCGCGAATTCCCGGTGCTGTTCGAGGACGATCACCTGATCGCGGTCAACAAGCCGGCCGGCGTCGCGGTGCACGGCGGCAGCGGCGTCAGCCATGGCGTGATCGAGCAGCTGCGCCGGGCGCGACCCGAGGCACGGTTCCTCGAGCTGGTGCACCGGCTCGACAAGGAAACCTCGGGCATCCTGCTGGTGGCCAAGAAGCGCCGTGCGCTGACGGCGCTGCAGGACCAGTTCCGCCAGCGCGAGACCGGCAAGACCTATGCGGCGCTGGTCATCGGCCGCTGGCCGGCCAGCCGCCGCGTCATCGACGTGCCGCTGCACAAATACCTCACCGGCGACGGCGAACGCCGCGTGCGCGCGGTGGCCGACGGTGAGGAAGAGGCCGGTCGCCGCTCGATCACGCTGGTGAAGGTGGCGCGCGAACTGAACGGCTATTCGCTGCTCGACGTGACCATCAAGACCGGCCGCACGCACCAGATCCGGGTGCACCTGCTGCATGAAGGCCATCCGATCGCCGGTGACGAGAAATACGGCGACTTCGCGCTGAACAAGGCGCTGGCGCGCGGCGAGGCGGTGCCCGGCTGCCGCTTCGACCGCATGTTCCTGCACGCCCGGCTGCTGCGCTTCGAGCATCCGGCCAGTGGCGAGACGGTGCAGCTGGAAGCGCCGCTGCCTCCCGAATGCCAAGACCTGCTGGCGGCGTTGGACGCCGCCGGCCACGAGACACCATGA
- a CDS encoding Rne/Rng family ribonuclease: MKRMLINATQPEERRLAIVDGQKLLDFETEIEGREQRKGNIYKAVVTRVEPSLEACFVDYGEDRHGFLPFKEISRQFFKEGVDVRNAKISDAIREGQELLVQVEKEERGNKGAALTTFISLAGRYLVLMPNNPRGGGVSRRIEGEDREELKDALDQLNYPKGMSLIARTAGIGRSVDELQSDLNYMLKLWTAIDGAASARKGAFLIYQESSLVIRAIRDYFTADIGEILIDTDDIYDQAQQFMNHVMPDNAGRVKRYRDDAPLFSRFQIEHQIETAFARTVNLPSGGAIVIDHTEALVSIDVNSARATRGGDIEETATRTNLEAADEIARQMRLRDLGGLIVVDFIDMEESKNRREVETRLRDALRQDRARVQFSSISKFGLLELSRQRLRPALSEGSHITCPRCNGTGHIRDTESSALQILRMVQEEAMKENTFAVHVQVPVEVTSFLLNEKRMEINKIEFKQSVKVLLVPNKHLETPNYKLERLRHDDPRVENLQASYSMIEEPDDEVGITRREKSKPKQEPVIKGLLPEPPLQSTAPARAEPAPAPTPVAAATPPAPVPAPVPAPAPASGGFFGWLKKLFGAPEAPAPVPAPAPAPTVAAPAPAVAKEGQDNRRRGDRGGERGERKDGDRRGGRDRAGREGGRDEAGREARRGEPRGEGRTEGRGEGRGEGRGEGRGEGRDRNRDGQQRGRAGEQRVEALAGADAGAEAPRKERAPRDGGRSGEPREAGAAQDGRPARGEGRRGPRPEREAGLPAEAPEAMEPHGFADTVPQEGTLEGADEQQREGRRRRRGGRGRREREGAEGVDAVNAGEAGLDPVAGPEADAALASATEDTGSDSTAAPEGQPEEGTARDGEGRRRGRGRDRYRRERREQDGAEDAAVVVTEAQVVEGEPATVQDAALAVAAEPTGLPPAAAPVAAQPAPAPAPVAAPVQPFVLALDELQQVAAQAGLEWVHSDADKVRAVQDSLARQPQPVRVPRERKPVVAIDDGPLVLVETRTDLAELALPFETKAGPQ; this comes from the coding sequence ATGAAACGCATGCTGATCAATGCGACGCAGCCTGAAGAGCGTCGCCTGGCCATCGTCGATGGCCAGAAACTGCTCGACTTCGAGACCGAAATCGAAGGCCGCGAGCAGCGCAAAGGCAACATCTACAAGGCGGTGGTCACCCGCGTCGAGCCGTCCCTGGAAGCCTGCTTCGTCGACTACGGCGAGGACCGCCACGGCTTCCTGCCCTTCAAGGAAATCTCGCGCCAGTTCTTCAAGGAAGGCGTCGACGTCCGCAACGCCAAGATCTCCGACGCCATCCGCGAGGGCCAGGAACTGCTGGTGCAGGTCGAGAAGGAAGAGCGCGGCAACAAGGGCGCGGCCCTCACCACCTTCATCTCGCTGGCCGGCCGCTACCTGGTGCTGATGCCCAACAACCCGCGTGGCGGCGGCGTCTCGCGCCGCATCGAGGGCGAGGACCGCGAGGAACTGAAGGACGCGCTGGACCAGCTCAACTACCCCAAGGGCATGAGCCTGATCGCGCGCACCGCCGGCATCGGCCGCAGCGTCGACGAGCTGCAGTCCGACCTCAACTACATGCTGAAGCTGTGGACCGCCATCGACGGCGCCGCTTCGGCACGCAAGGGCGCCTTCCTGATCTACCAGGAATCGTCGCTGGTGATCCGCGCGATCCGCGACTACTTCACCGCCGACATCGGCGAAATCCTGATCGACACCGACGACATCTACGATCAGGCGCAGCAGTTCATGAACCACGTGATGCCGGACAACGCCGGCCGCGTGAAGCGCTACCGCGATGACGCGCCGCTGTTCAGCCGCTTCCAGATCGAGCACCAGATCGAGACCGCCTTCGCCCGCACGGTGAACCTGCCGTCCGGCGGCGCGATCGTGATCGACCACACCGAGGCGCTGGTGTCCATCGACGTCAACTCCGCCCGCGCCACCCGCGGCGGCGACATCGAGGAAACCGCCACCCGCACCAACCTCGAAGCCGCCGACGAGATTGCGCGCCAGATGCGCCTGCGCGACCTGGGCGGCCTGATCGTGGTGGACTTCATCGACATGGAAGAGTCGAAGAACCGCCGTGAAGTGGAAACCCGGCTGCGCGACGCGCTGCGCCAGGACCGCGCCCGGGTGCAGTTCAGCTCCATCTCCAAGTTCGGCCTGCTGGAGCTGTCGCGCCAGCGCCTGCGCCCGGCGCTGAGCGAAGGCTCGCACATCACCTGCCCGCGTTGCAACGGCACCGGCCACATCCGCGACACCGAGTCCAGCGCGCTGCAGATCCTGCGCATGGTGCAAGAGGAGGCGATGAAGGAAAACACCTTCGCCGTCCACGTGCAGGTGCCGGTGGAGGTGACCTCCTTCCTGCTGAACGAAAAGCGGATGGAGATCAACAAGATCGAATTCAAGCAGAGCGTGAAGGTGCTGCTGGTGCCCAACAAGCACCTGGAGACGCCCAACTACAAGCTCGAACGCCTGCGCCACGACGACCCACGGGTGGAGAACCTGCAGGCCAGCTACTCGATGATCGAGGAGCCCGACGACGAGGTCGGCATCACGCGCCGCGAGAAGAGCAAGCCCAAGCAGGAGCCGGTCATCAAGGGCCTGCTGCCCGAGCCGCCGCTGCAGTCCACGGCGCCCGCCCGCGCCGAGCCGGCGCCCGCGCCCACCCCGGTGGCCGCCGCCACGCCGCCGGCCCCGGTGCCCGCGCCGGTGCCCGCGCCCGCGCCGGCGTCGGGTGGCTTCTTTGGCTGGCTCAAGAAGCTGTTCGGCGCTCCCGAGGCACCGGCGCCGGTCCCTGCGCCAGCCCCCGCGCCGACGGTCGCCGCACCGGCACCGGCCGTGGCCAAGGAAGGCCAGGACAACCGTCGCCGCGGTGATCGCGGCGGCGAACGCGGCGAGCGCAAGGACGGCGACCGCCGCGGCGGCCGCGACCGGGCTGGCCGAGAGGGTGGCCGCGACGAAGCGGGCCGCGAGGCACGCCGCGGTGAGCCGCGCGGTGAAGGCCGCACGGAAGGCCGGGGTGAAGGTCGCGGCGAAGGCCGTGGCGAGGGTCGCGGCGAAGGCCGCGATCGCAACCGGGACGGCCAGCAACGCGGCCGCGCCGGCGAGCAGCGCGTCGAGGCCCTGGCCGGTGCGGACGCCGGTGCCGAGGCACCGCGCAAGGAACGCGCTCCGCGCGACGGCGGCCGCAGCGGCGAGCCGCGCGAAGCCGGCGCCGCCCAGGACGGCCGTCCCGCCCGCGGTGAAGGTCGCCGGGGCCCGCGTCCCGAGCGTGAAGCCGGCCTGCCGGCGGAAGCGCCCGAAGCCATGGAACCGCACGGCTTTGCCGACACCGTCCCGCAGGAAGGCACCCTCGAGGGCGCGGACGAGCAACAACGCGAAGGCCGTCGCCGCCGCCGTGGCGGCCGCGGGCGCCGGGAGCGCGAAGGCGCCGAGGGCGTCGACGCCGTGAACGCCGGCGAAGCGGGTCTGGACCCGGTCGCCGGGCCGGAGGCCGACGCGGCCCTGGCCAGCGCCACCGAGGACACCGGCAGCGACAGCACGGCCGCCCCCGAGGGCCAGCCCGAGGAAGGCACCGCCCGTGATGGCGAAGGCCGCCGCCGTGGCCGGGGCCGTGACCGCTATCGTCGTGAGCGCCGTGAGCAAGACGGCGCGGAAGACGCCGCCGTGGTCGTCACCGAAGCCCAGGTGGTCGAAGGCGAACCCGCCACCGTGCAGGACGCGGCGCTGGCCGTCGCCGCCGAGCCGACCGGCCTGCCGCCCGCCGCGGCGCCCGTGGCTGCCCAGCCCGCACCCGCGCCGGCGCCTGTCGCCGCCCCGGTCCAGCCCTTCGTGCTGGCCCTGGACGAGTTGCAGCAGGTGGCCGCCCAGGCAGGCCTGGAATGGGTGCATTCCGACGCCGACAAGGTGCGTGCCGTCCAGGACAGCCTGGCACGGCAACCGCAGCCGGTGCGCGTCCCGCGCGAGCGCAAGCCGGTGGTGGCGATCGACGACGGCCCGCTGGTGCTCGTCGAGACCCGCACCGACCTCGCCGAGCTGGCCCTGCCCTTCGAGACCAAGGCCGGCCCGCAGTGA
- the nagZ gene encoding beta-N-acetylhexosaminidase — MNEPQGPDHAAVVIDIAGTTLDDNDRRRLQHPLTGGLILFSRNWQSRQQLTELCAEIKRLRPDVLICVDHEGGRVQRFRTDGFTHLPPMRVLGELWMQDAMVATDAATACGYVLASELRACGVDFSFTPVLDLDHGPSGVIGDRAFHRDARVATLLAKSVMHGLLRAGMQSCGKHFPGHGFVAADSHVDVPVDKRSLKAILADDAKPYEWLSTSLGSVMPAHVIYPKVDAQPAGFSSRWLQDILRTRLGFTGAIFSDDLSMQGAKVAGSTLDGALAALNAGCDLVLLCNQSLDGGAAVDELLDGLQQALAEGRWQASADSEARRLDLLPQTAPLVWDDLMLQPAYQQALARLP, encoded by the coding sequence ATGAACGAACCCCAGGGACCCGACCACGCCGCCGTCGTGATCGACATTGCCGGCACCACGCTGGACGACAACGACCGGCGCCGGCTGCAGCATCCGCTCACCGGCGGGCTGATTTTGTTCTCGCGCAATTGGCAGAGCCGCCAGCAGCTCACCGAGCTGTGCGCCGAGATCAAGCGCCTGCGGCCCGACGTGCTGATCTGCGTGGACCATGAAGGCGGGCGCGTGCAGCGCTTTCGCACCGACGGCTTCACCCACCTGCCGCCGATGCGGGTGCTGGGCGAGTTGTGGATGCAGGACGCCATGGTGGCCACCGACGCGGCGACGGCCTGTGGCTACGTGCTGGCGTCGGAGCTGCGCGCCTGCGGCGTCGATTTCAGCTTCACGCCGGTGCTCGACCTCGACCACGGCCCGAGCGGCGTGATCGGCGACCGGGCCTTCCATCGCGATGCGCGGGTGGCCACGCTGCTGGCCAAGAGCGTGATGCACGGGCTGCTGCGCGCGGGCATGCAGTCCTGCGGCAAGCACTTTCCCGGCCATGGCTTCGTGGCGGCCGACTCGCACGTGGACGTGCCGGTCGACAAGCGCTCGCTGAAGGCCATCCTGGCCGACGACGCCAAGCCCTACGAATGGCTGAGCACCTCGCTCGGCTCGGTGATGCCGGCCCATGTGATCTATCCCAAGGTGGACGCGCAGCCGGCCGGCTTCTCCAGCCGCTGGCTGCAGGACATCCTGCGCACCCGGCTGGGCTTCACCGGCGCCATCTTCAGCGACGACCTCAGCATGCAGGGCGCCAAGGTGGCCGGCAGCACGCTGGACGGCGCGCTGGCCGCGCTCAATGCCGGCTGCGACCTGGTGCTGCTGTGCAACCAGTCGCTGGACGGCGGCGCTGCGGTGGACGAACTGCTGGACGGCCTGCAGCAGGCCCTGGCCGAGGGCCGCTGGCAGGCCAGCGCCGACAGCGAGGCGCGCCGGCTCGACCTGCTGCCGCAAACCGCGCCGCTGGTGTGGGACGACCTGATGCTGCAGCCGGCCTACCAGCAGGCCCTGGCCCGCCTGCCCTGA
- the acpS gene encoding holo-ACP synthase yields the protein MIYGIGTDICDIRRIEAALQRHGERFALKVLGPHEIEVFHQRLAKVPARGVRYLATRFSAKEAFSKAIGLGMRMPMTWRDCEVVKAPSGKPEIRLHRGLAEWFAARGLQAHLSVTDESDYAASFVVVETKE from the coding sequence ATGATCTACGGCATCGGTACCGACATCTGCGACATCCGCCGCATCGAGGCGGCGCTGCAGCGCCATGGCGAGCGGTTTGCGCTGAAGGTGCTGGGGCCGCACGAGATCGAGGTGTTCCACCAGCGGCTGGCCAAGGTGCCGGCGCGCGGCGTGCGCTACCTGGCGACCCGCTTCTCGGCCAAGGAGGCGTTCTCCAAGGCCATCGGCCTGGGCATGCGCATGCCGATGACTTGGCGCGACTGCGAGGTCGTCAAGGCACCGAGCGGCAAGCCCGAGATCCGGCTGCACCGGGGACTGGCCGAGTGGTTCGCGGCACGCGGCCTGCAGGCCCACCTCAGCGTCACCGACGAATCCGACTATGCCGCCAGCTTCGTGGTGGTTGAAACGAAAGAATGA
- a CDS encoding pyridoxine 5'-phosphate synthase, protein MIFAGASNAPLLGVNIDHVATLRNARGGRFPDPVAAAELAVEAGADIITFHLREDRRHIRDEDVARLKAALRVPLNFEAAVTDEMLALIEQVRPEHVCLVPERRQEVTTEGGLDVVGQFARVKEACGRLAAAGCRVSLFIGADAAQIEASARAGAPCVELHTGAYANAWWAQDQGGMASELQRLKDGLRRGRALGLQTNAGHGLAVWDRPAPHPFPSSTAAVAALPEVSELHIGHALIGHAVFVGLRQAIADFKAEAVRARDPRA, encoded by the coding sequence CGCCGGAGCCTCGAACGCGCCCTTGCTGGGCGTCAACATCGACCATGTCGCCACCTTGCGCAACGCGCGGGGCGGTCGGTTTCCCGACCCGGTGGCCGCGGCGGAACTGGCCGTGGAGGCGGGCGCCGACATCATCACCTTCCACCTGCGCGAGGATCGCCGCCACATCCGGGACGAGGACGTGGCCCGCCTGAAGGCGGCGCTGCGGGTGCCGCTGAACTTCGAGGCGGCGGTGACCGACGAGATGCTGGCGCTGATCGAGCAGGTGCGTCCCGAGCACGTCTGCCTGGTGCCCGAACGCCGCCAGGAAGTGACGACCGAAGGCGGCCTCGACGTGGTCGGCCAGTTCGCCCGCGTGAAGGAGGCCTGCGGCCGGCTCGCGGCGGCCGGCTGCCGGGTCTCGCTCTTCATTGGCGCCGACGCCGCCCAAATCGAGGCCAGCGCCCGCGCCGGTGCGCCCTGCGTCGAGCTGCACACCGGCGCCTATGCCAATGCCTGGTGGGCGCAGGACCAGGGCGGGATGGCCAGCGAGCTGCAGCGCCTGAAGGACGGCCTGCGCCGCGGCCGTGCACTGGGCCTGCAGACCAACGCCGGCCACGGCCTGGCCGTGTGGGACCGGCCCGCGCCGCATCCGTTTCCGAGCAGTACGGCGGCCGTGGCCGCGCTGCCCGAGGTGAGCGAGCTGCACATCGGCCACGCGCTGATCGGGCATGCGGTGTTCGTCGGCCTGCGCCAGGCCATTGCCGACTTCAAGGCCGAGGCGGTGCGCGCCCGCGACCCGCGCGCATGA